The Collimonas fungivorans Ter331 genome has a segment encoding these proteins:
- a CDS encoding LysE family translocator: MNQSVNLWLYFMIVFGVIILPGLDMAFVLASALVGGRRSGLAAVAGIVAGGVCHMTMGALGLAVVLKLWPSLFNLVLLAGAAYIAWIGWSLLRSESGFRFASASPEPAPAKAPATTFYQGMLTSLLNPKAYVFMLAIFPQFLKIDAGPIWSQALVLWIITALTQAGVYGFIAILSSRTRSWFDANPRGSLVAAQAVGALLIAAGIFTGIEGWQAI, encoded by the coding sequence ATGAACCAATCCGTCAATCTCTGGCTGTATTTCATGATCGTATTCGGCGTCATCATCCTGCCCGGGCTGGACATGGCTTTCGTGCTGGCCAGCGCGCTGGTCGGCGGCCGGCGCTCGGGCCTGGCGGCGGTGGCAGGGATTGTCGCCGGCGGCGTCTGCCACATGACCATGGGCGCGCTGGGCCTGGCGGTGGTGCTCAAGCTGTGGCCTAGCCTGTTCAACCTGGTGCTGCTGGCCGGCGCTGCCTACATCGCCTGGATCGGCTGGTCGCTGCTGCGCAGCGAGAGTGGTTTCCGTTTTGCATCGGCGTCGCCTGAGCCGGCCCCGGCCAAGGCGCCTGCCACCACTTTTTACCAAGGCATGTTGACCAGCCTGCTCAACCCGAAAGCCTACGTATTCATGCTGGCGATATTCCCGCAGTTCCTGAAAATCGATGCCGGCCCGATCTGGAGCCAGGCGCTGGTGCTGTGGATAATCACCGCGCTTACCCAGGCAGGCGTGTACGGTTTCATCGCCATCCTGTCCAGCCGCACCCGCAGCTGGTTCGACGCCAATCCGCGCGGCAGCTTGGTCGCGGCGCAGGCAGTGGGCGCATTGCTGATTGCCGCCGGGATATTTACCGGGATCGAGGGCTGGCAGGCGATATAG